GGAGCGAATTTGCTCGGCTCACTGCTTAATCATCCCGATCAAATCGCCTATGCTGTCGATGATTTTTCTAGTTTAGATGATTCCGAAGAAAAGTTAGAGATATTAAGCAATAATTTATCCTTATTTAACCTGGACGAACAAGTCTTATTTTGTGACCAAAACTTTGAAGAGTTTTTCTTTGACTTAAAAGAGAGTCAATCCGACGCTAAAATTGGGGTGTATTTCTATTCAGGCAACCCGGATTATAGGTCTCAGTTGCTCGGACTGCTTTTAGTCAAACCCTTTCTAGCAAACCCAGCTTTGATTATTGTCAATAATACTAACTGGAGTAGTGTGCAGCAAGCCAATTGGGATTTTATAGCAACTCATCCTGACTGCCAACTCTTGTTAAATTTACCAACCCCCACAGAGAATCACTTCACCTTTGGCAATGGCATTCAAATTTTAAGTTATGATATGACGCAGGAAAGTCATTACAATTGGTCTGAATATTCTCAAAAATTTCGCAACCCACCCTTGATTCAAGCCATTTCTGATTTACACAATGATTTTGAGTTTACTCAGAAACCGCAAGCTGTAAATACTCTCTACAAAGAAGCGTTATACTTGCATCATATCGGCGACTTTTTTCCCGCCGAGAAAAAATATAAAGAAGTTTTGCAATGGCATACCTATCATGCGGATGTCTTGCACGACTTAGGCATTGTTTATTACAACTTACAGCAATACCAGAATTGCCTATCCCACCTGCTCCAATCTTTGGCAATAGATCCCGCTAGCGGACTGCATCACTATAGCTTGGGTTTAGTGCTAGAGAAAATTGGTAATATTCCCCAAGCCATTGAAGCTTATCAAAAATCAATTCAATTAAATCCAAAACTAATTAATGCCTATAACAATTTAGGTGTTATTTTGTGCCAAACGGATCAGTTTCAAGACGCAGAATATGTTTATCGTCAGGCAGTTACTGCAAACCCAAGTCATTTTGGTAGCTATATTAATTTAGGAAATCTACTACTCGAACAACATCGTAATATTGATGAAGCCATTGAACTTTATCAAAAGGCGCTCCAATTGAAACCTCGTGACCCCGATGTTATGCAAAACTTGGGGATTGCCTATGATTTGAAACATGATCCGGCTAAATCAGCTTTTTATTTTGGAAATTATGCCCATATTCGGCAAAACTATGAAGCCGCTATAGAACAATACGAGAAAGGTTTGAAAACTCAAATTGGCAAGTCCTCTATTTATATTAATTTAGCGGACTGCTATGAGAAATTAAATCAGGAAGAAAAAGCGATTAACACTTATCACGAAGGACTTAAGCACTACCCGAAAACACCGCGACTTTACTTTTGTTTGATCGTTGCTTTACAAAATTTTGGTCGTATCCATGAAGCCATAACCGTTGCGAGTCAAGCCGCCCAGTTATTGCCCAATGATTTAATCCTAAAAATTGAAGAACAACGTCTCCTGCCTATTATTTACGATACTCCAGAAGAAATTAATTTTTACCGCCGTCGGTTTATCCAATCTTTAGAGGTTTTAATTGAGCAAACCACTTTAGATTCTCCTGAGGCAATCGAAAAAGCCAAAGTTGGTATAGGCGCTCGAACCAATTTTTACTTACAGTATCAAGGAAAAGATGATTTAGAGCTGCAAAAGCGCTATGGAGAGTTTGTTCATCGAGTCATGGCAGCGAATTATCCTGAATGGGTAAAACCACTACCCATGCCATCTCGCAGCCAAAATGGAAAAATTCGGATTGGGTATATTTCTAACGCTATGTACTCTCACACCGTCAGTAAACTCTTACGCGGTTGGCCCCGCAATCATGACCAGAAAAAGTTTGAATTATATGGTTATACCAACTATGCGAAAATAGATGCAATGACCCAGCAATTTGCCGTATATAGTCATGCATTCTATCATATTCCCGGTGATTTAGAAGAACTTTGTCAACAAATTCTCTCTGATCAATTACACATCTTAGTTTTCCTGGATATTGGTATGCATCCCACTATCACCCAGATTGCGGGTTTGCGTCTGGCTCCTGTACAATGTACGACGTGGGGACATCCGATTACGTCCGGTCTGCCGACGATCGATTACTTTCTCTCCAGCAATTTGATGGAACCTGAAAATGGAGAAAATCATTATTCAGAAACCCTGATTCGTTTACCCAATATTGGAGTATCCTATTCTAAACCGGCTTTGCCTAAAACGCGGAAAAGGCGGTCAGATTTTAAGCTACGTTCACAAGCCGTAGTATATTTATCATGCCAGTCTACTTTTAAGTATTTACCCCAATACGACTATATTTTTGCTGCCATTGCTCAACGGGTTCCTCAAGCTCAGTTTGTCTTTATTTCTCATTCCAGTGACTCCATTACACAGCAATTTGCCCAACGGCTCAAAAAAGCGTTTGCTGGCTTTGGTTTAGATAGTGAAGACTATTGCGTCATGTTACCCAGACTGAATCAAAACGACTATCTCAGTCTAAATTTAGTCTCAGATGTTTTCCTGGATACATTAGGCTGGTCTGGCGGTAATACTACTCTAGAAGCGATCGCCTGCAATTTACCTGTTGTCACCTGTCCCGGTGAATTTATGCGAGGTCGCCATTCCTACGGCATTTTGCGAATGCTAGGAGTCACCGAAACCATTGCTAACGATGAAGCCGAGTATATAGATATTGCTGTCCGTTTAGGATTAGACCCTCAGTGGCGCAAAAGTATTGTGGCGCAAATCGTAGCTAATCACGATCGCCTCTATGACGATAAAACCTGTGTTGAAGCGCTGGAGGCGTTTTATGAACGTGTGGTTGAGGATTATCCCCGGAAACCAGACTTCATCTAAACGGTTTGATTCCATAACACTGATTTCACGGATTTATTGAAACGGTAGGGGTGGGGATGTTAGAGGTTAGCCCCACTGATTTCACAGATAGCAGATACAGGTGTGAGGACAGCGTTAATAGATGATTCGATTGAGACAGATATGAAACGGTTATCTGTGTCAATCTGTGTTATTTAATCGTGAGTCTCCAGCAGAATGTGATTAAATCGGTGTCACTTGTGTTATAACAAAAAATCTGGAGCAACACGAGTGCGATCGCATGGGCTTGCTGCATCCGTCAGGTGCATTCCTTGAATGTAGGGAATGTAGGTTAGAAACGATAACTTGGTGGGTTACAGCTCCTAGGAAATTAAATGATTTGTTCTCTCAATTGAATACCGCTTAACCCACCCTACGGTTTACGCTTGATGGGGTCTATAGGTAAGCACATTTTCCCACGATGAAAAGTATACCATAAACCAACAGGCGATCATTGTGTCTTGGGTGCGATCGCTCTTTTTGTGTCCTCGTTTGAAACCTTATGTGTCGAGTCTATAGGCAGGCATATTTCCCCACGATGAAAAGTATACCATGAATTAACTACGCGATCGCATTCACTAATGACAATTTCTACCTCAACCGTCGCACCTCTTCTAAACTCAAGCCAGTAATCTGACTAATCGTATCTTCATCGACAACCCCTAACATTTTCCTAGCCATTTCTAATTTAGATTCCTGAATCCCCTGTTCTCGCCCGACTTGAATCCCCTGTTCTCGCCCGACTTGAATCCCCTGTTCTCGCCCGACTTGAATCCCCTGTTCTCGCCCGACTTGAATCCCCTGTCTCAATGCTAATTTTATCGCATTCCGTTGGTCATGAATATACATTTCTCGCTGTTCTAAAGCTTCTAACTCTTCACGAGTCAGATTCGCTTGATTCGCTACTTCAAACGCCTTGCGAATTTCCGGGACTTGTGCCATTGCTTCCGGTATCGTTTCTAATCCTCTGGCACATTTGATAAAATAGATCCATTTATCCGCTAGAGTTTCTAATTCGTCTAGCTCTTTGGTAAATTTCGGTAATTCAACAAACACTAACTCCAAATCATTAATCGGGTAATCCGTCAAAATATTCTTTTCTTTGAGAACAAAATTAGAAATCACCTGAGGCAAATCCTCAAACATTTCAAAATCCGTCAGCGTCAAGGCTATCACTGGATTCAGAAGGGTATAATCGTCTCCGGGTTCCAACTGAATGGAATAGGCTTTAGCGGCGTTATACAATATCCGCTTCTCAAACCCTGATAAATTCAGGACTTGCATCTCAATAATCACCGTTGTCTCATCAGTGAGTTTGGCTTTTACATCCAGGAACGTATCTTTAATTCCCTGAATCTTCGGGGCGAGATAAGGATTAATAATTTCTAACTCGGTGATGCGGGGATGGCCGCCGTAGAGGAGGGAATTCAGGAAACTAATTAGGATTTCTGGGTTTTGTTCAGAACCAAATATTTTCTTAAAGGCAAAGTCAGTTTTAGGATTAATAAAAATCATAGTTATCCTCCCCCAATTAAAAGTAGACCTAAAAAACAGGCGATCGCATGGGCTTGCTACATCCGTCAGGTGCATTCCTTGAATGTAGGGAATGTAGGTTAGAAACAATAACTTGGTGGGTTACAGATCCTAGGTAATTAAATGATTTGTTCTCTCAATTGAATACCGCTTAACCCACCCTACGGTTTACGGTTGATGAGGTCTATCTTGCTGGCATATTTTCCCACGATGAAAAGTATACCATAAACCAATACGCGATTATTGTGTCTTGGGTGCGATCGCTCTTAACGTCTCTTTGTGTCAATCTGTGTCATTTAAGTATGAGTCCAAAGCAGAATGTGATTAAATCAGTGTCATCTGTGTGATCACAAAGAGTCTGGATCAATACCGAGCGCTGACAATCCTTCCTCTAAGCAATTAGAGATACCAATAGGAGATGCGGAAGCGCTAAAGCGCTCACTACAAACGGTGCGATCGCTCTTTCTGTGTCCTCGTCTGCCACCTTATCTATCGAGTCTATAGGCAGGCATACTTTCCCACGGTGAAAAGTATACCATGAATTAACTACGCGATCGCCGTCAATCTGTGTCATTTAACCGTGAGTCGTCTGGAGAGTGTGATTGAATCGGTGTCTTATGTGTTGTAACCAAGTTTCCAGAACAACCCCAAGCCCCCTGGGTATATTCAATAGTCTGTCCACTTTTACTTTGTGCTGTACCATTAAGGATAAGATATCCGTTAAATTAGCAGCCCAAAATGTCAACCCTTGAATTTACCGCCAAGGTACAGGATGGTAAGATAGAAGTCCCCGAAGCCTATCGGCAACTCCTGCAAAATATTGACTGTGTAAAGATTACCGTAATCTCAAACCGCCGAACCACTGAAGTAGGCATGATTGCACACCTAATCCATAACCCAATTCCACTTAAGACTTTTGTTCCTTTAACCCGAGAGGAGGCGCATGAGCGAGGCTAACGGCACGTATTTTATCGATACAAATATCTGGCTGTATGCGTTCTTCCAGACGGAATCCGGAACCAACAAGCAAAAAATTGCTCGTTCTCTCATTGAGAATAAAAACGTCGTTGTTAGCACTCAAGTTATTAATGAAGTTTGCGTCAATTTAATTAAGAAAGCGTTGATGAGCGAGACAGAAATTCAGCCGCTGATCCAAGATTTTTATACCCGGTATCAAGTTATCGAGTTTAATTGCCAGATTTTGATGAATGCCTCTCGGCTTCGCCAAAGTTACAATTTATCCTTCTGGGATAGTTTATTTGTTGCTTGTGCCTTAGAAGCCGGAGTAGAAACGCTTTACTCGGAAGATATGCAGAATGGACTGATTGTATCTGAACACCTGAGGATTGTCAATCCTTTTGAGCCGAGTGAAGGTTGATTATCAGATACACTAGGAATGCCTAAGAGAGAATCGTGCGATCGCTGAAAACATCAATCTGTGTCATTTATGTTATCACAAATAATCTGGATCAACGCCTAGCGATCGCATGAGCTTGCTGCATCCGTCAGGTGCATTTGATAATGTAGGTAATGTAAGGGCTCCTCGCTGCACTATTGTTAGGGTACATCCTTTAATGTAATCGAAAAAGCCCAAATCTTTTGTTCACTGGTTAGAAACGATAACTTGGTGGGTTACGGCTCCTAGATAATTAAATGATTTGTTCTCTTAATTGAATACCGCCTAACCCACCCTACGGCTTACGGTTGATTGGGGTCTATAGGTAGGCACATTTTCCCACGATGAAAAGTATACCATGAATCAACTACGCGATCGCATTCACTCATGACAATTCCTACCTCAACAGACCTAAAAAACAGGCGATCGCATGAGCTGGCTGCATCCGTCAGGTGTATTTAATAATGTCTCTAATGTAGGGGTTCCTCGTTGCACTATTGTTAGGGTACATCCTTTAATGTGATTGAAAAAGCCCGAATCTTTTGTTCACTGGTTAGAAACGATAACTTGGTGGGTTACAGCGGATAGGTAATTAAATGATTTGTTCTCTCAATGGAATACCGCCTAACCCACCCTACGGTTTACGGTTGATCAGGTCTATAGGCAGGCACATTTCCCCACGATAAAAAGTATACCATGAATAAACAGGCGATCTTCTGTAATACTCGAAGAGCGATCGCTGGAAACATCTTTCTGTGTTAATCTTAGGACTTACGCAAAGGATCTATATGTAGGGTGTGTTAGCGAAGCGCAACGCACCAAAACCCGTATATCTGGTGTGGCGGCGTAAGTCCTGAATCTGTTTTATTTAATCGTGAGTCAACAGCAGAATGTGATTAAATCAGTGTCATCTGTGTTATAACAAAGAATCTGGATCAACACGAGTGCGATCGCAATCTTTCCTCTAACCGATTAGAAATGCCCAGCTAGGATGTGTGGAAGCGCTAAAGCGCTCACTACGAACGGTGGAAGCGCTAAAGCGCTCACTACGAACGGCGCGATCGCTCTTTCTGGCTCTTTCTGTGTCTCCGTCTGCCACCTTATGTATTGAGTCTATAGGCAGGCGCATTTTCCCATGGTGAAAAGTATACCATGAATTAATACGCGATCGCATTCACTCATGACAATTCCTACCTCAACCGTCGCACCGCTTCTAGATCATCATCGGTGACGCCATTTACCACAAGGGTGCACGTCTGGCTGTGCTACCCTACGCTGTTCGGCATTTAAACCTTAATGTCAATAACAAGGAAATTCTTGTAGTGTGAGCATCTTGCTCGCTACTAATACCTAGCATAAGCGAAGGAAGCGCTCACTAAGAACGGTGCGATCGCTCTTTCTGTGTCCTTGTCTGAAGCCTTATGTGTTTAGTCTATAGGCAGGCACATTCCCCCAAGATGAAAAGTATACCATGAATCAACACGCGATCGCATTCACTTAATGACAGTTTCTACCTCAACCGTCGCACCTCCTCTAGACTCAAGCCAGTGATCTGACTAATCGTATCTTCATCGACAACCCCTAACATTTTCCTAGCCATTTCTACTTTAGATTCCTGAATTCCCTGTTCTCGTCCTTCCTGAATTCCCTGTTCTCGTCCTTCTTGAATTCCCTGTTCTCGTCCTTCTTGAATTCCCTGTTCTCGTCCCACTTGAATTCCCTTTTCCATTCCCTGTTCAGCTCCCTGTCTCAATGCTAATTTTATTGCATTCCGTTGGTCATGAATATACATTTCCCTCTGTTCTAGCGCTTCTAACTCTTCACGAGTCATATTCGCTTGATTCGCCACTTCAAACGCTTTCCTTATTTCCGGTACTTGTGCCATGGTTTCCGGAATCGCTTCTAACCCTCTAGCACTTTTGATAAAGTATATCCATTTATCCGACAATGTTTCTAATTCGTCCAACTCTTTAATGAATTTGGGTAATTCCACAAAGACCAACTCCAAGTCATGCACCGGGTAATCCGTCAACAGGTTCTTTTCTTTGAGGACAAAGTTAGAAATCACTTGGGGCAAATCCTCGAACATTTCAAAGTCCGTCAGCGTCAAGGCGATCACCGGATTCAATAGAGTATAATCCTCTCCCGGTTGCAGTTGAATCGAATAAGCTTTAGCTGCGTTATACAATATCCGCTTCTCAAACCCCGATAAATTCAGGACTTGCATCTCAATAATTACGGTTTTGTTATCAGTTAATTTGGCTTTCACATCCAGGAAAGTATCTTTAACTCCCTGAATCTTCGGTGCCAGATAAGGATTAATAATTTCTAACTCGGTAATTGTGTGATGTCCACCGTATAGCAGAGCATTTAAGAAGCTAATTAGGATTTCTGGGTTTTGCTCAGAGCCAAATATTTTTTTAAAGGCAAAGTCGGTTTTTGGATTAATGAAAATCATACTGCATTGTCCCCCGATGAACACTATACCCCAAAAACATGCGACCAGGACGTGTACAAGCGAAGGAAGCGCTCACTACGAACGACGCGATCGCTCTTTCTGTGTCCTTGTCTGCCACCTTATGTATCGAGTCTATAGGCAGGCACATTTTCCCATAATGAAAAGTATACCATGAATTAACTACGCGATCGCATTTACTAATGGCAATTCCTACCTCAACAGACCTAAAAAACAGGCGATCGCATGAGCTTGCTGCATCCGTCAGGTGCATTTGATAATGTAGGTAATGTAAGGGCTCCTCGCTGCACTATTGTTAGGGTACATCCTTTAATGTAATCGAAAAAGCCCGAATCTTTTGTTCACTGGTTAGAAACGATAACTTGGTGGGTTACAGCGGATAGGTAATTAAATGATTTGTTCTCTTAATTGAATACCGCTTAACCCACCCTACGGTTTACGGTTGATCAGGTCTATAGGCAGGCATATTTTCCCACTGTGAAAAGTATACCATGAATAAACAGGCGATCTTCTGTAATACTCGAAG
The Coleofasciculus chthonoplastes PCC 7420 DNA segment above includes these coding regions:
- a CDS encoding PIN domain-containing protein, with amino-acid sequence MSEANGTYFIDTNIWLYAFFQTESGTNKQKIARSLIENKNVVVSTQVINEVCVNLIKKALMSETEIQPLIQDFYTRYQVIEFNCQILMNASRLRQSYNLSFWDSLFVACALEAGVETLYSEDMQNGLIVSEHLRIVNPFEPSEG
- a CDS encoding Rpn family recombination-promoting nuclease/putative transposase, translating into MIFINPKTDFAFKKIFGSEQNPEILISFLNALLYGGHHTITELEIINPYLAPKIQGVKDTFLDVKAKLTDNKTVIIEMQVLNLSGFEKRILYNAAKAYSIQLQPGEDYTLLNPVIALTLTDFEMFEDLPQVISNFVLKEKNLLTDYPVHDLELVFVELPKFIKELDELETLSDKWIYFIKSARGLEAIPETMAQVPEIRKAFEVANQANMTREELEALEQREMYIHDQRNAIKLALRQGAEQGMEKGIQVGREQGIQEGREQGIQEGREQGIQEGREQGIQESKVEMARKMLGVVDEDTISQITGLSLEEVRRLR
- a CDS encoding O-linked N-acetylglucosamine transferase, SPINDLY family protein; translated protein: MEYQKFMQRLPELYKNLGQESVHPKSEQFQSVLNQVEGKTTANIMQLLNFAVECMEPDEVYCEIGCSHGANLLGSLLNHPDQIAYAVDDFSSLDDSEEKLEILSNNLSLFNLDEQVLFCDQNFEEFFFDLKESQSDAKIGVYFYSGNPDYRSQLLGLLLVKPFLANPALIIVNNTNWSSVQQANWDFIATHPDCQLLLNLPTPTENHFTFGNGIQILSYDMTQESHYNWSEYSQKFRNPPLIQAISDLHNDFEFTQKPQAVNTLYKEALYLHHIGDFFPAEKKYKEVLQWHTYHADVLHDLGIVYYNLQQYQNCLSHLLQSLAIDPASGLHHYSLGLVLEKIGNIPQAIEAYQKSIQLNPKLINAYNNLGVILCQTDQFQDAEYVYRQAVTANPSHFGSYINLGNLLLEQHRNIDEAIELYQKALQLKPRDPDVMQNLGIAYDLKHDPAKSAFYFGNYAHIRQNYEAAIEQYEKGLKTQIGKSSIYINLADCYEKLNQEEKAINTYHEGLKHYPKTPRLYFCLIVALQNFGRIHEAITVASQAAQLLPNDLILKIEEQRLLPIIYDTPEEINFYRRRFIQSLEVLIEQTTLDSPEAIEKAKVGIGARTNFYLQYQGKDDLELQKRYGEFVHRVMAANYPEWVKPLPMPSRSQNGKIRIGYISNAMYSHTVSKLLRGWPRNHDQKKFELYGYTNYAKIDAMTQQFAVYSHAFYHIPGDLEELCQQILSDQLHILVFLDIGMHPTITQIAGLRLAPVQCTTWGHPITSGLPTIDYFLSSNLMEPENGENHYSETLIRLPNIGVSYSKPALPKTRKRRSDFKLRSQAVVYLSCQSTFKYLPQYDYIFAAIAQRVPQAQFVFISHSSDSITQQFAQRLKKAFAGFGLDSEDYCVMLPRLNQNDYLSLNLVSDVFLDTLGWSGGNTTLEAIACNLPVVTCPGEFMRGRHSYGILRMLGVTETIANDEAEYIDIAVRLGLDPQWRKSIVAQIVANHDRLYDDKTCVEALEAFYERVVEDYPRKPDFI
- a CDS encoding Rpn family recombination-promoting nuclease/putative transposase; protein product: MIFINPKTDFAFKKIFGSEQNPEILISFLNSLLYGGHPRITELEIINPYLAPKIQGIKDTFLDVKAKLTDETTVIIEMQVLNLSGFEKRILYNAAKAYSIQLEPGDDYTLLNPVIALTLTDFEMFEDLPQVISNFVLKEKNILTDYPINDLELVFVELPKFTKELDELETLADKWIYFIKCARGLETIPEAMAQVPEIRKAFEVANQANLTREELEALEQREMYIHDQRNAIKLALRQGIQVGREQGIQVGREQGIQVGREQGIQVGREQGIQESKLEMARKMLGVVDEDTISQITGLSLEEVRRLR